One Clupea harengus chromosome 3, Ch_v2.0.2, whole genome shotgun sequence DNA window includes the following coding sequences:
- the LOC116220060 gene encoding troponin I, fast skeletal muscle-like gives MAEKKMTTSRKHHLKSVMLAIAEKRMEQEAAELIAAKAAYMNENCPELSLPSGVEELQKLCKELYSKIDKVDEERYDAAGKVTKGAKEIEELKFKVTELKGVKKPALKKVRLSADQMLHALLGSKHKVSMDMRSNLKQVKKEVKEEPAVAAGDWRKNVEDKEGMGGRKKMFEGAEA, from the exons ATGGCTGA AAAAAAGATGACAACAAGCCGCAAGCATCATCTGAAG agtgtgaTGCTTGCAATTGCTGAAAAGCGGATGGAACAGGAAGCGGCTGAACTTATAGCTGCAAAGGCAGCATACATGAATGAGAACTGCCCAGAGCTCTCTCTTCCCAGTGGGGTGGAGGAACTACAG AAATTGTGCAAAGAGCTATATTCGAAGATTGACAAAGTCGACGAGGAGAGATACGACGCAGCAGGCAAAGTGACAAAGGGAGCAAAAGAG ATTGAAGAGCTGAAGTTCAAGGTTACAGAATTGAAAGGTGTGAAGAAGCCAGCTCTGAAGAAAGTGCGCTTGTCCGCTGATCAGATGCTTCATGCTCTGCTGGGCTCCAAGCACAAGGTCAGCATGGACATGAGATCCAACCTGAAGCAGGTGAAGAAGGAGGTCAAGGAGGAG CCTGCAGTCGCTGCTGGTGACTGGCGTAAGAATGTTGAGGACAAGGAGGGCATGGGTGGCAGGAAGAAGATGTTTGAGGGAGCTGAGGCGTAA
- the LOC105900433 gene encoding troponin I, fast skeletal muscle-like isoform X3 produces MSMSRKHNLKGMMLQVAKDLIEAEDVLKVKERDEYMENSCPPLVLPHSKDELQELCQELFDKIDVIDEERYVLEHTANRVVHEVWDLNIKIVDLKGKFKKPPLKKVRMSADAMLQALLGSKHKVNMDLRANLKQVKKEVKEESAEVGDWRKNVEDKAGMGGRKKMFESDA; encoded by the exons ATGTCTATGAGCCGGAAACACAACCTGAAG GGCATGATGCTCCAGGTTGCAAAAGACCTCATTGAGGCTGAAGATGTTCTgaaagtgaaggagagggacGAGTATATGGAGAACAGCTGCCCTCCTCTCGTCCTCCCACACAGCAAAGATGAGTTGCAG GAGTTGTGCCAAGAGCTGTTCGATAAAATAGATGTGATCGACGAGGAGAGATATGTATTAGAGCATACAGCAAACCGAGTTGTCCACGAG GTTTGGGACTTAAACATCAAAATTGTGGACCTAAAAGGAAAGTTTAAGAAGCCCCCTCTGAAGAAAGTGCGCATGTCTGCTGATGCCATGCTGCAGGCTCTGCTGGGCTCCAAGCACAAGGTGAACATGGACCTGAGAGCCAACCTGAAGCAGGTGAAGAAGGAGGTCAAGGAGGAG TCTGCTGAAGTTGGTGACTGGCGTAAGAACGTTGAGGACAAGGCTGGCATGGGTGGCAGAAAGAAGATGTTTGAGTCTGATGCTTAA
- the LOC105900433 gene encoding troponin I, fast skeletal muscle-like isoform X2: MTEKRMSMSRKHNLKGMMLQVAKDLIEAEDVLKVKERDEYMENSCPPLVLPHSKDELQELCQELFDKIDVIDEERYVLEHTANRVVHEVWDLNIKIVDLKGKFKKPPLKKVRMSADAMLQALLGSKHKVNMDLRANLKQVKKEVKEESAEVGDWRKNVEDKAGMGGRKKMFESDA, translated from the exons ATGACTGA AAAAAGGATGTCTATGAGCCGGAAACACAACCTGAAG GGCATGATGCTCCAGGTTGCAAAAGACCTCATTGAGGCTGAAGATGTTCTgaaagtgaaggagagggacGAGTATATGGAGAACAGCTGCCCTCCTCTCGTCCTCCCACACAGCAAAGATGAGTTGCAG GAGTTGTGCCAAGAGCTGTTCGATAAAATAGATGTGATCGACGAGGAGAGATATGTATTAGAGCATACAGCAAACCGAGTTGTCCACGAG GTTTGGGACTTAAACATCAAAATTGTGGACCTAAAAGGAAAGTTTAAGAAGCCCCCTCTGAAGAAAGTGCGCATGTCTGCTGATGCCATGCTGCAGGCTCTGCTGGGCTCCAAGCACAAGGTGAACATGGACCTGAGAGCCAACCTGAAGCAGGTGAAGAAGGAGGTCAAGGAGGAG TCTGCTGAAGTTGGTGACTGGCGTAAGAACGTTGAGGACAAGGCTGGCATGGGTGGCAGAAAGAAGATGTTTGAGTCTGATGCTTAA
- the LOC105900433 gene encoding troponin I, fast skeletal muscle-like isoform X1 yields MQHRPLCINNPPIIFQGMMLQVAKDLIEAEDVLKVKERDEYMENSCPPLVLPHSKDELQELCQELFDKIDVIDEERYVLEHTANRVVHEVWDLNIKIVDLKGKFKKPPLKKVRMSADAMLQALLGSKHKVNMDLRANLKQVKKEVKEESAEVGDWRKNVEDKAGMGGRKKMFESDA; encoded by the exons ATGCAACATAGGCCATTATGTATTAACAATCCACCAATTATCTTCCAGGGCATGATGCTCCAGGTTGCAAAAGACCTCATTGAGGCTGAAGATGTTCTgaaagtgaaggagagggacGAGTATATGGAGAACAGCTGCCCTCCTCTCGTCCTCCCACACAGCAAAGATGAGTTGCAG GAGTTGTGCCAAGAGCTGTTCGATAAAATAGATGTGATCGACGAGGAGAGATATGTATTAGAGCATACAGCAAACCGAGTTGTCCACGAG GTTTGGGACTTAAACATCAAAATTGTGGACCTAAAAGGAAAGTTTAAGAAGCCCCCTCTGAAGAAAGTGCGCATGTCTGCTGATGCCATGCTGCAGGCTCTGCTGGGCTCCAAGCACAAGGTGAACATGGACCTGAGAGCCAACCTGAAGCAGGTGAAGAAGGAGGTCAAGGAGGAG TCTGCTGAAGTTGGTGACTGGCGTAAGAACGTTGAGGACAAGGCTGGCATGGGTGGCAGAAAGAAGATGTTTGAGTCTGATGCTTAA
- the tnni2a.1 gene encoding troponin I type 2a (skeletal, fast), tandem duplicate 1, with protein MLSIAKGLLETEVTDKIEEKRAYMSENCTPLSLPSGTQALQELCKEIHHKIERIDEERYDMEVKVNKGVRDVEDLKIKVQDLKGKFKKPVLRKVRMSADQMLQALLGSKHKVNLDLRANLKQVKKEVKEEEKELREVGDWRKNIDDKSGMDGRKKMFEGGEA; from the exons ATGCTCTCCATTGCCAAGGGGCTGCTGGAGACTGAGGTCACAGACAAAATAGAGGAAAAGAGGGCGTACATGTCAGAAAactgcactcctctctctcttcccagtgGCACACAAGCCTTGCAG GAGCTTTGCAAAGAGATCCACCATAAAATTGAGCGCATTGATGAGGAAAGATATGACATGGAAGTTAAAGTTAACAAAGGTGTACGAGAT GTTGAAGACCTCAAGATCAAGGTGCAGGATTTGAAGGGCAAGTTCAAGAAGCCAGTCTTGAGAAAAGTGCGCATGTCTGCTGATCAGATGCTTCAGGCTCTGCTGGGCTCCAAGCACAAGGTGAACTTGGACCTGAGAGCCAACCTGAAGCAGGTGAAGAAGGAGGTCAAGGAGGAG GAGAAGGAGTTGCGTGAGGTTGGTGACTGGCGTAAGAACATTGACGACAAGTCTGGCATGGATGGCAGGAAGAAGATGTTTGAGGGAGGCGAGGCATAA
- the LOC105900425 gene encoding uncharacterized protein LOC105900425, translating to METLEKWKKDFIALRLLDKKINSRQNGNTGMIVKRLNSFKAHNRLHSQPITRSECITGSCPNLIMSRNEHHDPRPHPVALTPQLPPRAHRPLCLSVSSDSNGRFKALETQEWKNNLKAQMEQAHSAGAASSTGSLERASLFCASGSTTTSSSGLSSPVDTLTKSKSSSRFSLFSPPWNSSSESDSNPPSRSGSKKLRNYRRQAGVSISKAHDTPEARQGGPEHFQYSEPVISKVTDHIYVGNLNAAYSGRTLCRNNIDSIIDMSNLPGEASLSLIPCTCSRGTKHSWSRLKVDIGELPEVVPESPALKARCFEDINECIDASTEKRKRVLVHCRDGFSLAPTCIIQYLMVRQNMRLIAAYELLRAKHPLNIRECHQNVLVSLERALRPGGNMEPECFKQAISRKVAWT from the exons ATGGAAACCCTTGAAAAATGGAAGAAAGACTTCATAGCACTAAGGCTGTTGGATaagaaaataaactccagacaAAATGGCAACACAG GCATGATCGTTAAACGTCTCAACTCTTTCAAAGCCCACAATCGTTTACATTCCCAGCCCATCACCCGTTCAGAATGTATAACAG GCTCCTGCCCTAACCTGATCATGAGTAGGAACGAGCACCACGACCCCAGGCCCCACCCAGTGGCCCTAACCCCTCAGCTGCCCCCGCGGGCCCACAgacccctctgtctgtccgtctcctCCGACAGCAATGGCCGCTTCAAAGCCCTGGAGACCCAGGAGTGGAAGAACAACCTCAAAGCTCAG ATGGAGCAGGCCCACAGTGCAGGGGCAGCCAGCAGCACGGGTTCTTTGGAGCGGGCATCTCTGTTCTGCGCCTCGGGTTCCACCACTACCTCCAGCTCGGGCCTGTCCAGCCCCGTGGACACCCTCACCAAGAGCAAGTCCTCCAGCCGCTTCTCGCTCTTCTCTCCGCCCTGGAACAGCAGCTCCGAGTCCGACTCCAACCCGCCGTCACGCTCGGGCTCCAAGAAGCTGCGCAACTACAGACGGCAGGCGGGGGTCTCCATCAGCAAGGCACATGACACCCCCGAGGCCAGGCAGGGCGGCCCAGAGCACTTCCAGTATTCTGAGCCAGTCATCTCCAAGGTGACAGACCACATCTACGTGGGCAACCTGAACGCAGCCTACAGCGGGCGCACGCTGTGCCGCAACAACATCGACAGCATCATCGACATGAGCAACCTGCCGGGGGAGGCCAGCCTGAGCCTCATCCCCTGCACCTGCTCGCGGGGCACCAAGCACAGCTGGTCCCGCCTCAAGGTGGACATCGGCGAGTTGCCCGAGGTGGTGCCGGAGAGCCCCGCGCTGAAGGCGCGCTGCTTCGAGGACATCAACGAGTGCATCGACGCCTCCACGGAAAAACGCAAGCGCGTGCTGGTGCACTGCCGCGACGGCTTCTCCCTGGCGCCCACCTGTATCATCCAGTACCTGATGGTGCGGCAGAATATGCGGCTGATCGCCGCCTATGAGCTACTGAGGGCCAAGCACCCGCTCAACATAAGGGAGTGCCACCAGAACGTGCTGGTGAGCCTGGAGAGAGCACTCAGGCCCGGGGGAAACATGGAGCCTGAGTGCTTCAAACAAGCCATCTCTCGGAAGGTTGCCTGGACCTGA